The following nucleotide sequence is from Salvia splendens isolate huo1 chromosome 2, SspV2, whole genome shotgun sequence.
ttctcctattttattttatctccaaTTGATCTATTTAACATAATTATTAATCTTGTGcctaaaagaaatattttagcttaattgagaataaTTAAAAGAGCTAGTATTGTTACTTTATAAAATCGTGCATTGGCTTTGATAGAATTGATATAGTCCACATGAGATATTCTGATCAATATTGTTATTCAAAAATCTAGCTAGTTAAATTTATCCTAAAACAATATAATGTCATTTCAGAATTTATAGCGCACTTTcaaaaaagaatttaattatattaagcTAGCAACAACACTATTAATTAATAGACATAGGATATTTTAAATacgagaaataaattaaattgtaaaGAAGTTTAGATTATGCAATCTGGATTTAGATGATAAATCAATATTAATTACGATAGTAACAATGAACTACGAGTGtaaattatagtttaaaatattGATATAAATGCTTTATTATTATGCATAATGCTGCCAAAGATATGGCAACTGCtaaaaccaatgttttaaaaaccggaccggcaagcgaaccggcgacgttactggttcacggttcaaccggtccaaccggtcgaactaccggtctaaccgttttactgttgcaaatatatataaaaatatattaaatttagtaaaagatttataattaataatatatcacaaaacattaaaccttatagataattagtgatatataaatataaataatattaaaatttagtaaatatattcagatatatatatatttaatattagttagtctagataaaaaatttaatatttcatgtattaaaatagataatatttatattaatttaagaaaatttatttcgtaaaataatatataattaaatacgaattaagtacttagtaattagtttagataagattattcattaatgtcaatagctagggtatataaattaagtatgtaatataaaaattttatttatagtaaataatgaatctaatatggtactaataataatataggtggtaagtagagcatcattaaaatataaaggatgataattatatatattataattaacaattatattaaagaataataaaattaaaatgaattattagtttttgtagataaaattaatggttaatgtataaaaatatttaatgttcaaattgttcaatgagcACATGTGGTGGAGTGATAGaggtcttcttaactagaagagaggtcatgagttcaacctctaccaacaacaaattttaaaaaattttgaaaaaaaaataaaaaaccagtttccggttcacggtccaaccggtccgaccggccggttccaccggttcacgTCGGTTCAATGCAAtggtggtttaaaggggtgaaccggaccggactacctaccggttcgccgaccggtcgaaccggccggtccggtccggtttttaaaacattgtatgCTCATAACTTTAATGTTAGTATTCTATTATGTAATTATGATATTATGATCCTTTCTCAGAACTTTATTGAAAGGCCATAGAATAAGcagagaaataattaaataaacatcATTGTGTTGAGCAAAGTCAAAATTGTGTGGGAGGTTGGGATTCCAAGATCTCTGCATGAACAATAGTCAAGATATTCTATTATTTGAGTACCCATCAAATTACTATATTATCCTCACAAATCCACGAAACACATCACACGAATTAAAAACGGTATAGAAAAACAAGGGTACATATGTAATTGTAACCCCTCTCACCTCTGTTTTATCTTTTTTGTCCATGAGCGGCTGCTTTTCAAATAGTGGGATGTCttacaaaatttttgaaaaatcacATATGAAAATATagtaaactaaaattaaaatcacactATTTTCTCGTGGAAATAAAAAAGctcacaaaatataaaaataaaattgaaatcaaactaTTTTCTCGGGAAAGAATCGTCTGCTGTGGAGCATCCACATTCCACAACAAACCTTACCGTGCACAAAAGTGCTCTGTTTCCATAactattttatcttcttttatttaagtatctacattaataaaaaatattaaaaagaataatactATTCTAGTTTATGgttgattattattttatttttatatgcaCCAAAATGatgccatttttatttttatattcttattatactttattttacttttcttaaagtaatccaaataaaaaaaataatcgtTATATAAGGATATAATTATCCTATATTTAgttaatcatttttattttcaatttatttcccaTAGTTATAAAATCTAATTGCATTAATTGTTAAAAATGTTATAAAATCCaattacattaataaaaaatctatttatgcgtttaaaattaaatatatttaatcaattctaaaattaaaatgattatCTAAGCAATAAACTATCATAAAAAAACAACTCTAAGAAAATGATTGATCTAAACAGAGTTGATTTTTTGAATAAGGCACCTAAAGGGCAAAAAGGTAATGCGAACGGCGCCGTTTTGGTTCGCTGACAGCTGAGGATTCTTGCCCTCTATTTTCTTCCACCTACCCGCGATTTGAAGAACAAAAAATGCCGTCTCAAACTTGTAGCCTAGAATTCTTTTAGTTTTACTTCAGACTGGTTGGAAAATATCCCCTGATAAAATGTATTTACAAGTCAAATTTATTCTAGTTTTTCTCTTATCATCGTATATTATTGCCTCAGAAATCGAATCAGTGAGAATTCACGTCGGCCTGGATGCAAATTCAGCTCAAACATTCAAGAAAGTTCAAAATTCCACCGATTCTAGCAAAAAGTTGGAATCTTTTCAGGTGGTTCTGAATGGAAACGCCACAATTTCAAGCGAAAACAAGACATTCAAAGTGGGTTTTTTCACCCCGAATGATGAATATTGGTATTTCGGGATTTGGTATGCTTCAATCCCGATTCCGGCGTATATCTGGGTAGCAAACCGCGAAAATCCTATCAACAACTTATCGTCAGCAGCTGCGGAGATCACCGGCGACGGTAAGTTGGCCATAGTAGACCACGATTCAAGGAACATCGTGTGGGAATCGAACAATGTCGAAGAAGGAAGTGATTTGAGGCTGTTAGAGCAAGGGGATTTGCTTCTGTTGAGCAGCGACGGCCGGATTGTGTGGCGGAGCTTCGATTTTCCGACGGACACGTGGCTTCCAGGTATGAATTTGACGGCGGAGCGGCAGCTGACTGCTTGGAGGAGCTCAGTTGATCCTGCTCCGGGCAGGTATTCTCTGCGGCTGAATCCACCTTATTATGGTGAACTTGCACTTGTTTACAGTAGTAAGAATAATGATATTAGTGTGGGTATGAACAATCCTTTTACGTATTGGACTACtggaaattggagtggaaaTGCATTTGCTGGTGTGCCTCAAATGACGATTCCATACATATATAAGTTTAACTTCGTTGACCCTTTTACTCCAATGGCGACATTCGGGTACACGGAGGTGCCCTTGGAGAGTGGGCTTCCGTTGACGAGGTTTGTCCTTGATCATATGGGGCAGCTGAAGCAGTTTACGTGGTCCCAACAGAGTCAAGTGTGGAACACTTTTTGGTCTCAGCCTGATAATATCTGTAGAGTTTATGCATTGTGTGGGAATTTGGGGCTGTGTAATGGAAACCCTTTGAGTCCTTGTCAATGCTTTAATGGTTTTAGGCCATTGAGTAGTGTTTCATGGAGTAAGGATGATTTTGCGGAGGGTTGTTCGCGGGAAGGTGATGCTAGTTGTAGTGAGAATGATGAGTTTAAGGAGGTTGGAGGTGTGAGCCATGACAGGGCAATGGTTTTTTCGTTCAGTGGGAGTAGGAGTGAGTGTGAGAGTACGTGCTTGAAGAATTGTTCTTGCGTAGGTTTTTTTCATAATTCAGATAGTAACTCGTGCAACAATTTGTATGGTTCGCTTCTGAACTTGCGTAATGCTACTTCTGATAATACAATGAAGGATAACTTGTATGTGAGGGTGGAGTCCAGGGGCGGTGACAAAAAGAAGAAGAGCAAGGAGACGGCTCTTTTGATCGGAATGATATGTGGGATTCTTGTGATTTTGAGTGTGGGAACCGTACACTTGTACTGGAGAAGGAGAAAGATTATGAGAAGGAGGGGAGAAGACGACAGTGGGTTTCAAGTTTCGAATCTAAGGGTGTTCTCCTATAAAGAGCTTCATGCTGCAACTAGGGGTTTCTCGGTGAAGCTAGGTCATGGAGGGTTTGGGGCAGTTTTTCAAGGTGTGCTGTCGAATACTGCTGCCGTGGCTGTGAAGAGGTTAGAAAGGCCTGGTGGCGGTGAGAAGGAATTCAGAGCAGAGGTGTGCACTATAGGAAACATTCAGCATGTTAATTTGGTGAGGCTAAGAGGATTTTGTTCTGAAAACTCTCATCGTCTCTTGGTTTACGACTATATGCCAAACGGACCTCTTAGCATGTACCTGAAACACACTAGTCAGAGTCTGAGTTGGGATGTAAGGTTTAGGATTGCTGTTGGGACAGCAAGAGGTATTGCTTATTTACATGAAGGGTGTCGAAACTGCATTATACATTGTGATATAAAGCCTGAGAACATCCTATTAGATGAAGATTTCTCAGCTAAGGTGTCGGATTTTGGGTTGGCTAAGTTGATTGGCAGAGACTTTAGCAGGGTTCTGGCAACCATGCGAGGTACATGGGGGTATGTTGCACCAGAGTGGATCTCTGGTGTTGCAATCACATCGAAAGCTGATGTGTATAGCTATGGAATGACATTATTGGAGTTGATAGGCGGCAGGCGCAACGTGGAGGGGCCACCTTCTGCCGGTGGAGGCGGAGAGAATGAGAAAGAGAAGTGGTTTTTCCCTCCCTGGGCGGCACGCCAGATTATTGAAGGAAATGTTGCAGCAGTCGTGGATAAGAAGCTTTCGCATGTTTATAATGAGGCAGAGGCAATGCGTCTTGGCTTAGTTGCCGTTTGGTGCATACAGGATGATGAATCTACTAGACCTTCGATGGGGATGGTAGTGAAAATGCTGGAAGGTGTGGTGGAGGTGACCATTCCACCACCTCCGAAGCTGCTGCAAGCATTAGTATCCGGTGAGTCCTTTCAAGGCGTCCTGCCTGATTCCGGAAGAAGGGTTCCACAGCAGGATGCTGGCAGTTTTGATGCTAACACCTCGATCTCCATGGACTCGAAAGATTCCAAATCGTCACAATAATTTCTCTCGTGTTAGCATAGGTTGAGAATCAACCTACTGATAACAATTTAAAGATGTACTTATCAAGGTTCATTGCTTCACTAGGGCTTATCCGTTTATGCTTGAAAGACTCGATCGTTCGCCGACCCTTTACCACTGGTGTCACATAGGATGAACTACACTCTTCAAGAAGCTGGTGAGACATGCTGTGAACATGGCGACGACAACGATAACTACCGGCAGATGGAGAGATGGTAGACTAGGTGATCTGCTACAGCTTTGTTGATGTTTATATATTTCTCCTTCCTGCTATTTAGCTTCTGCTGAAGATGCTTTTATGTTCGTTCTTTTAcagttaaaaaatataattaaggcTTGTAAGTATTTCTTGATCAATGGGTAGTAAgataataaaaacatatatattCGCAACAAAGGGAAACATGCGCAAGAAATTCAAGCAGATTTTTTAAAAGATTGACTCTTTTACAAATTTCTCAACAGTATTTTGACAGGAAATATCATACAGGAGGGAAAATTTCAAAGATATTTGGGTTACGGAAAATGCTGGAGGAGTAGCATTGAACAGCAATGGCTCACCCTCTTCAACATCAACATCTTCATGAAAATCGACTTCAACCTTGGTTTCCATAGAAATCAAGAGACCGTTGTCTGATTTTCTGAAAAAATCTCTCTTCTGCCATCATGCTTTGCTTGGAGATCAGGTACTTCATTCAAGGATCCTGTGCTGGCATCAGATCCCTTTCCATTTGGTAAGAACACTTCATCTCTGTTTATCAAGAATTGATTCTTTGCTTGAAATTTAGCTGAAGCTAAGTAAAGAACTTAAATTTGTGTATAAGCATGATATGGATGGGAAGGCATGCTATTCATTGGAGTTAATGTAGCAATAAGGGATTATCAATAAAACACACTTGCATACATTTAGATGTATATGCATCCACCCCACAATTAGGGTTCATAAATCACAGTGAGGATTTAGCTAGGTGATGCACCGGAGTGTGCCTCACTCTTTCTATGGGTTATTACTTATTACCAACTTATGGCCTGTGTTTTGGTTCACTTTGCAATGATGTCAAGACTTTTCAAAATATGCATCAACATTTTTCCAATGCGTATAAATCCATTTTAGAAGTAAACACAAATTTTCTTGCGGGACTCTGAATCTGATGAGCAAAGATGGAAAATTCGATCTGGTGAAACTTTCTTTTCGGAAggtgttgaaacttgaaagcttttttccatatttttccatttctatGAAGGTTGGGACATTTGTGCAACACGTGATTTTTTGGGCCACAGGTTGATAATAATCCCATATTTGAACTTGTCTTGCAAAtcaatcaaatttttttttac
It contains:
- the LOC121792441 gene encoding G-type lectin S-receptor-like serine/threonine-protein kinase SD2-2; the encoded protein is MYLQVKFILVFLLSSYIIASEIESVRIHVGLDANSAQTFKKVQNSTDSSKKLESFQVVLNGNATISSENKTFKVGFFTPNDEYWYFGIWYASIPIPAYIWVANRENPINNLSSAAAEITGDGKLAIVDHDSRNIVWESNNVEEGSDLRLLEQGDLLLLSSDGRIVWRSFDFPTDTWLPGMNLTAERQLTAWRSSVDPAPGRYSLRLNPPYYGELALVYSSKNNDISVGMNNPFTYWTTGNWSGNAFAGVPQMTIPYIYKFNFVDPFTPMATFGYTEVPLESGLPLTRFVLDHMGQLKQFTWSQQSQVWNTFWSQPDNICRVYALCGNLGLCNGNPLSPCQCFNGFRPLSSVSWSKDDFAEGCSREGDASCSENDEFKEVGGVSHDRAMVFSFSGSRSECESTCLKNCSCVGFFHNSDSNSCNNLYGSLLNLRNATSDNTMKDNLYVRVESRGGDKKKKSKETALLIGMICGILVILSVGTVHLYWRRRKIMRRRGEDDSGFQVSNLRVFSYKELHAATRGFSVKLGHGGFGAVFQGVLSNTAAVAVKRLERPGGGEKEFRAEVCTIGNIQHVNLVRLRGFCSENSHRLLVYDYMPNGPLSMYLKHTSQSLSWDVRFRIAVGTARGIAYLHEGCRNCIIHCDIKPENILLDEDFSAKVSDFGLAKLIGRDFSRVLATMRGTWGYVAPEWISGVAITSKADVYSYGMTLLELIGGRRNVEGPPSAGGGGENEKEKWFFPPWAARQIIEGNVAAVVDKKLSHVYNEAEAMRLGLVAVWCIQDDESTRPSMGMVVKMLEGVVEVTIPPPPKLLQALVSGESFQGVLPDSGRRVPQQDAGSFDANTSISMDSKDSKSSQ